The genome window CACATATCTTggtcacaataaaaaaaaaaaaaattcagagaGGTATTCTCAAAAATTTTTGTTACGTGTTCATATCTACAAAATGGCATACGGTCCATGATATCAGATATCATATTGGTACCCGCCTCAAAAGTCTATTATCAGTCTGGTTAAAGAGTAGAAGCTGAATGCTGAAGAACACTTGGTGttcaaatgattaattatttgAAATAGAACATGAATCATTGGATTAAGCATTTAATCCAACAATCATCTTTTTTTGATTTCAGAGCTGTTGTATTGGTCCCAGTGTCATTAAAAgacatacacaaaaacatgtaGGCTCTCCTTTTAGGTCATAACTACCATATTAAACACACACGTCACAAAATAAACAGTCCATCTGTATAATCTGTAGTATTACTCAACATATGTTTGGTTACAGTGCTAGTCAGAAATGCTATCaatgtttccctcctcctgctgaacGCAGATCAAAAGTTCAAATGTAGAAAACATAATCCACACGACCACACACTAGGTGATTGTGACATAAAAATTCAGGGTCAGCGCTGTTCAGAGTTGTTAAGTGTGGGTGTTCACAAACTGCATTAATTcaggttgttttgtttgtcaagCCTTTTCTTGCCATTGTCTGTTGTAAGTCCTACATGTACTCTGCTGTGTCCCTCTTATTAGGCAAGTTAGCAGCTGGAtctgggaagaaaaaaatacagtagGGAGACGAGACTGGATGCTAAGCAGCAAACAGCTTTGAGTTAGACGTGGCAGACATCTAACAGAGCTGGAGCAACACACTGGACAGGCCAAATTAACAGTTGATATTAGCTTATTGTAGATATACTGGTCTCAATATATGTCGGACGATAACTAACAAAAAGTTTTGAAGTTTCAGACTAGTTTTGAGTGAACAGTGTCACCTTAAATAACTTCACCTGACAGCACTGAAAAGTTAGCTACTGTATTATGCACACAATATGTATTCCAGCATTCCTTGCACTGCTATACCAACCACACCCCAACCTCTTTATACTGTAACTCTTTAAATCAGCAGTATTTTCATATACAGGCCTACTTCTAACTCCTAACACTGCTGTGTAGAATGAATGCGTGAAGAATTTTCATGAGTCTCCGTTTGAATATAAACTCTCTCTTACCCCATTGTAGCCATAGCTGCTACTGTAGTGCTGCTTCGCTGGTGGTTGGTGGAAACATTGGCCACCAGTGTGTTTTATCACCACTTTGTAGCTTTTGAGTCATGTTGTACCTTATGGCATTAACTTTTAAGTTTTCAAAATTACTATAAAACCAtaaatttatttttaattaacatcCACATGGTACACCATTAAACACCTACATGATTAGCCAGGTGACAACTTCTTCATACAATTGTATCACCTCCTCCAATATTTAGACCTTTCCTATGTGGTTTCCATCTGTCTCATGGTGCCCACCTGTCTAATCCAGACACTTTTATTTCTAGTATCTATATCTTTATATATAATTCTAACATAGAGTTCACGGTTTaaattgctttatttttctaaaCATTGGTTATAATTGCCTTGAATTTAGCCCTTGGAATTCTGGGTAACTCCTAACTGCTGTGTAGAATGGATGCGTGAAGAATTTTCATTGCTACTGTAGTGCTGCTCCGCTGGTGGTTGGTGGAAACATTCGCCACCAGTGTGTTTTATCACCTCTTTGTAGCCATTGAGTTATGTTTTACCTTATGGCATTGACTTTCAAGTTTTCAAAATTGCTATAAAatcataaatgtatttttaattaatttccaCATGGCACACCATTAAGCAACTAATGGGTTAGCCAGGTAACATCTTTATTATAAAACCATGCCACCCGCTCCACTATTTATACCTTTAGCCTTTGAGTTTTATCCCTAACATTGTTCCACAAAGCAGTCCTGAATTGAGGTTATTGCGTCGCATTCGAAGATGCCGCTTAAGTGGAGCCTGAGGAACCCAGTGGAGTAACGTAAAATCACACGTTAGCCGATTTGACGAATTCGAATCCAGCGCTCACCCACACtgtaacgttaacgttagcAGGTCAGGTGTTGGTTTCCTGGAAAAGTATCAACAGAGAACTTCTTTAACATTACAGGACATGACCACCAGTCAGGCATGGAGGCTAAAACGCTACGGGCGCTTCGTTCCAGGCTGTGGAGAAACCAGGGGGAAGTCTTGGAAGGTAACTGGTGTTTGCTTTACACTTACTCAAGTGCATTATGCTAGCTAGCTACGATTCGCTAACTTTTCCaactaagctaacgttagcggctGTTTAGCGTAGCATAGTCTGACGTTAGCTGCTCTCAGTTCCAATTAACCATAATGTGGCAGGTAAAATTTACCGTCATTACAGGTATAACTTACGGAAGCGCATTGCATTCACCggataaaaaaataattagacACCTTATCTCGTAATTACGAGAAAAGATCTCGTAACTGCTTCACTCATAACTACTCACCGTACGTCAGACTGGGCTTTCCGCCTGAACAATCCTAACGACTTGAGATGCCTGCGCAGTGTTGACAAACTAATATTAATACCATCCTCATTTTTAAGAAACATCAGTATTTCCCAGTGTCTCAAACCGAGAAGGTAGTAATAGCAGATTAGCTGCGATAGCGCCATCATTGCCAATGAGAGAGGATTTAcagatgtttcctttttctttatcttatctCCTAATTACTACTTTATCCAGTGAATGCAATGCACTTCCGTAATAACTTATGGCTCACCTTATCATTATTGTGTACAAAACCATGGATTAAACCTCACTTCATGTCTTGTTAGTTTTATTTGGGACCTAAAGTGAACTTACCTTGCTAGCTTGGATACTTGCCCCAGTGTCTGCCTCTCATGTAACATGCCCCTCTTAGGGGCAACTAACAAAATATTCCATTTGCTATTCATAATGAAAATTTATTCATTCCAAAGATTGTAGGCCACAGTGACATATTCTTGTACAATGCATAAAAAATACAAGTTCTAATGATGTGTTCATGTATTTACGTTCAAATTATTTTCCCATTAATATAATTAGACTGTGTGCAGTGATTCTTTAAATAGGCTCAAATCGATGCAAGCAGGATATGAAAGACCTCCTGCTGAAGTCCTGTGTTCTATTTAACAGTTTCAACAAAGCAAGACAAGGTCAACTAAAGTCTACTGATGAATTCATTTTATCAGTAGAAACGAccacatttactgtaaacacaacCACAGTTGGGCTGCCTCCATTTAATGAAGTAATACGTGAGGTTTGGCACCCCATATTATCTCTGGTTTGGTACAAAAGCTAAGTGAGCAAAATAAATATTAGGATGTTCCCATTTGGATATACAAGTCATAGATATTTTCAGTAGTTATtgatctgtctttttctgtgtattcTTGAGTAATCAATTAATAATTAAGTGTATACAATTCCAAAAATGAGaattataaataaaataaaccacTAAATAAACAATGAAGTATCgtctgaaaatgagaaaatgactctTCACTGTCTGCAGCTTTCATTTGGGAGCCGTACAAACAAATTTAGAGCGTCTGCGGTTCATGTTGGAGAGAACACATgttgactgtgtttttgtttgaagttttaCTCGCAACTAAAACAGTTCTGCAGTGATTCCCAACCGTGATTTAAATTCAGTTATGGTACTTGATTTGAAAACACAATCCTCACATGCAGTTCAAGACATTAAAACAGATCTCCAGAAATAGAAAATTCAACAGTAGATTGATCAAAATAACGTGAAAGGGATACAAATTTGTGGACGCATCAGCAGTAGCCAAAAAGTTCAACATGTCACTGCAGAACATCCATTTGACCAGAAAGAATGTATCTGCATGTGCTTTGggtgtccttgggcaagaaaGTGAGGAAATTAACCTTTGAAAGGAGTTTGAGGAAAGCTAGCCATGTATATTGCGTATAAATTAGACTGGTCTTAAAATTCTAAATGTTTATATTCCTATTTGCTTCCACAGAGTAGAAAATGGCCAGTTCTTAGAatagtgtgtgtatatatactgaGCTGGGAAGACTGAGATTTGGGGAAGCTGTGGCATAACAGATTAAAGAAGTGTTGTTGTGGGTTTGTCTTTCATTAACTGCATCAGACTCTAGATGGCAAGCTGGAGCCATGTGTTTAGTGtgaagacagagatggatgtCTGAAACCAAAATCTACCTACATTACCAACAAGTATACTCTGTGACAACTCTGAGTAGAACTACAGGAAGAGGCAGAAATTCCAAATGATTTTTCAAGCAGCGGTTACTCTCCATCTATGGGACTCCACCGCAATGCAGGGTGTGATGTATAGTTCATGGCAGTGCAACTGTTTTAATAACAGAAATAACCATTTTAAGAAAATGCTATCAAGTACACGGTGCCTTACCAAATAGGCTGCCAAATCACATGCTCATAGTCTCAGAACAGAGAGACCCTTATAAATCAACGCTCACAGACTGCCTCATTTACCTTAATTTGAAGCAATGGCACATGTGTGGCACCAAACATCCTCTAAAATGTATAAATACGTATTTCCATCAAGAGTTGATCTGTAAAACAAATTAAGATAACTTTTCACTGGCTAATATTGTTTTCTCTTCACCAGGTATTTGATGCAAATGGCAATAAACCAGAAATTGTCCTCACAGTTGTGGAATCTGGCTACTTGCTGGTATTGCAAGGACAAGAAAGCTTGGTAGGAAGACTGTGTGGCTATATtgactgcttttcttttccatgCATGGTCCCATATGATATGCATACAACACCTGAACGTAAAGCCTTATTTTCCAGATCCTGGTACTCTATGTTTAGATCCAGCCTAatgggtgtgtttgttggtggtGAGAAGGCCTATTTTTCGATTCTTTACAGCTTTCTGAAACTGATTCATGTCACTGCTCCCTATTCATTGTCTTTCAATGGACTGTTTGAGTGGTGACTCTTACCCTTTTgggaaaaagaagcaaacatgcaagaaaaaaaaaaaaaagacctctgTGGTGGGTTTCCATATGAAAGATTAGTAATTATAGATTTAAATATGCAAAGCTTTTGGTTCAAAATATCACCAGCAAAGGTTTTTCAAATgttgacaaaaaagaaaatagtctCCTTTGGGATAGACTTTAGTCTCATGACTACAGAGAAACCCTCAGTTTAAAATTAGTGGAGCAGTTCTGTGCTGTACATCACTTCAGTTTGATATTCACATACAGACTTGTAGCTCATAAGACCTTGATATTTCATCTCTAGACTGTAGCAGATGCTGGAACAAGAAACGCTGTGTTGCATAGGAGTTGCAGTGAGTAATTGAAAAAATAAGTAGTGGCTATAGGGGAATTGCTTGAAATCATTTGagcctgcagctgcagttgTCATGCTCCAACACTGGCAATCTCGAGCACACCACAGTTGTTATTATTGGTTGTCCTCCCCCGTATGGAGGGAACATTGAATGTGAATTCTATTAATTGTTAGTAATCTCCAAAAAGACATTCCTGGATGGGACATGACGGCTTCATATTCTAATGTAAAGACGTATGAGTATTTTTGAACCTTTCATAAAATGGCTAAAGGAAGACCCCAACACTCTCTGCAGATTTTCTGTGATGAAAATCTGTTACAGAAATCTGCTTTCCAGATAAAAGGCTTCGATGAAGACTATATGAATTATTCTGCAGAAGAGCTTGACATTTCTGCTCAAATCCGATGGGCTTTTTGTTCCTCAGAACCTTTTGGGCGCAGATTCCAAATCAGTTAAAGAACATTATTTGCACATATTTAAGGTTCAGCCTCACATAAAGCTTAAACTCTTTTCAGCCTTGGTTTGGATTTTGATAGAAATATTTTATGTGTTAGTCAGCGTGGGCGTTAAGTTATATGTTTCAGTTGAATCACTTGATTCAAGTTCTGTAGAGCATGGACTTGACATTCATTGTCCGGTTGGTGTGTTGGTTTGTTGCCACCCTTGGCACAGCAGAGTGACACTTACATCTTAATTCCATAAGTAGGCCAGTTGTGGACAATCCAGGCAAGGAATTACTCAAGTCACGTGTGTTTAACCAACATTTTCAGCAGTTGTGTTACCTAGAGGTGTGTTACGCTGCTGAAGTCTGGTTAAGCATGCAAAATAgtcaaagtaaaacatgaatTTGGGGCTTTCACCAGTTATTGTGGCCTTTATACAAAAAGTTAAGTTTCAGTCCTGCAGACAACAGAAATTTGAGGGACTGCACAGTGTCTCATTAATGGAGTTCTGGCAGGTGACACGGCTATCTTGCTGCGCCAGGGTGCCGAGCCAGACAGATATTCaggtcagactgcagagagctTTCACTGAGGATGATAGACTGGTCTATTATAGATTGGTGCAGTGAATGCTCAGGAACTTCCAATACAGAGAGCTTTGGCCTATAGGCCATATGATAAGGTCTGAAGGAAAGCTTtggaacaaaactgaaatttgCTGTATCGTAGAGAATCAAGGTATTGTTGAAGGCCTTATGTGCTCTCCTTAAAATGTGGATACTCCTGACTTAACAGGCATCACCCAAAAAAGAAATATCAGTTCTCAGTAAATGCATATGTACTTGGCATTGACTCACACTGAACATGCAACACATGGTGACAGTTTAAAGGAAGAACACCGCTGGAGGTACTAAGCACAATTGTTCCAAAACACGTTCCCTCATTTGGTGATTTGATAATAATGGTTGAGAGTACTGTCTGAGATCTCCTTCTTGTGTGTAACTGGGTTGGGAGCTGGTGGCTGTGAAGGCCATAGAAtatgattcacatcatttttgTACTCTTTCCAGCAATATGTTTTTGCAATGCCACCAGAGACACTTGAGTAAGATTGGTATTAAAGTACTAAGCATGATGGTGCTGTTAGGATCAAAAATGTGTATAACCAACATTGGATGTAGAATGACGGCGCTACAGTCCAGCAGAGCACCTACTTCCTGGTCCAGTGGTGTTGTTCCAAGGGAAACCTTGTTGGTATACCTACACTGTTATTTTTAAGACAATCCAAATGTATGTGTAAAGCACATTTAATAAAGTAGGCTGATTGCAGTATTAAGCtgttgtttgattgtgtgtatgACAAAGCTCATTGTCGCTTCAAATCTAAGGTTACTGAGTAAACAGAGACCCCTGCAGACAGTTTTaggtaactttttttttttccccctgtcaacatgatgaatgaataataCTCTTTTGTTCATTAATTTCATCAAGTAATGTTTATGCGTGAATGAGCAGAAATCAAGTTGGTTTTACTCAGCATAGTATGAAAGAAGATTATTTTACATTCTTAAAATTCACCAAAAATGGTTTCTGTACAGTTAATGTAGTCTATGGATGAAACGGTCTCCTGTCCTGCCTAATGAAGACgttttttctctcatcttttctcAGGATACAATCCCTTTGCTCTGTGGCTCTGACACTCTCAAAGCACACCAGAAATCTGACAACCTAATGTTTCAGTTTACTGTGAAGGTGAGTCGTGAGATGCATTGCAATCCCACAATGGGTACTATTTTCTCAAGGTCTGTCCTAATACCTTAATTCCCTTGCAAGAACAAGATCATTATATATATTCAAAATGAAAAGGGAAAGCTATAAATACTCTAGGTTTTTTATACTGTTTATTCAGATACTGTGATGAATGGCCTCCTCATACTGAAACTATTATCTAATTTGCTGTTAAGTATATTGTTCAGGCATGAGTTGCCTGAACATCAAATTTAACAGTGTCCTTGTTTGCCAAAGCCTTTTTTTTAGCGTAATGAAATGCTGATTtcacaaaagcagcacacaaaccacagagtTTGTTTTCACTGGCACAGTTGAGATTGACAGTTATAGATTGAATGTATTTGTGAATTTCTGCAGGGGGTGGGCCGCATAATCAGGATGCAGTTTGATGGCGGAAGCAGGGCAGAGGCTATAAAGGAGTGTTCAAGTGCTGTGGAAAAACTGATGGAGTACATGCCTGTCACCACTCAGGACGACACCCCACGGCCCCCTCATCAGTCCCCCGCTGAGGTCTCTGCACCGCTGATACAGGTTGGCCACTTAACAATTCAGTaaataaaatgactttattGTAATCACAACACACAGATCAGGTGTTTGTACATTTCAAATGTGTTGCCTATAGAAATCCCCAAATAGGTCAGTGACATAAGTGGTAACTTAAGTGGCATAGACTTTGTCTGGTAAAAATGAGACACTGATCTTGTCTATGTCACCATTTATTGCACAGTACtttgtaaattaaaaaaaaaaaaaaactatatcaGCGCAATGTAAACTGCCATAATAGAAGGTGTCATATATTCATAAATGATTGCTTAATCAACAGTATTGTTACATGGCTGTGGTTGGCTTCATGAACACTGGCCATATTATGCTCACTAGATGGTGCTATTTACAATAGTGTCAATAGTGGTCTCAGAGGTGACACTGCTGCTACAATAGGTGGACTGATAGTATATACTGCACAGGAGTCATTAGCCAATCACAATACAGCATATGGTGTAGAAAACAGTATGTCCTaccccaaacacacaggcacagacaggaATGTAGAACAGTAATATAATTAATTTGTAAATAAAACTATATGCTATACTAAACTATCTAAACTATCAAAGGGACATACCCTTTAATCAACTGAAACAATGAGTTCTGAATATTGCCCTTAACAGTCAAGTTGTTGattgtgaaaacaaacatttttgtccCAAAgctaaaaaacaacaacaacaacaacaataaaacgtGCCATCAAAGCATTTCACCAGTTGAAACACACACCGATGACACACTATAGGAATGAGATGCTGTCATTCAGCTGTACCTTATTTCAGCGGTGACCTTTTATTTACTGTCAAATGCTTTGAAGAGCGTGTTCTTAATTAGAAATTGGATTCTGAGTAAAACATAGATCCAGCCATCTGGCTCACAACATTTAAGGACTGAGAAAGGAATGGACTCTGCCATGGGCTCGAATGTGACCTTTAGCGAACAGACCCACTGAAGGAGTTCACAGTGGAGATGAAAGGGCTTTGAGGGGTGGATATCGTTCAATTAGTAATGAATCCATTGATTGGTCTCTTAACCCTGTGGTGTCATGCCGTGTCTCTTCaatcttttttcttctattGTGTACAACTATGTTTTGCTTGGCAGGGAACGGCTGTGGGAGTTGAGCCTGAGGTTGTCCAAGGATCATTGTCCATCAAGCGTCTCACCCAGGTCTCCTATTTAAAAGTAACAACTAATCAAATTGAACGTCCATTGTGCGACATATTCATTGTAATATTGCGTTAAACTAAGAAGCACAATGTTTTCACTGAGTTTCATGCGGCGCAGGGTGCTAAGTTAATTAACTTCTTCAAATTATGACCATGAACATAGGCGACTAAAATAACTGCTGCTTcttattaaattaaattaaaaaaagacgTATTTGTTGGACCTTTCACAGCACTTCATGGGAGAGCGTGCTGTGACTCTGCCTCAAGTATATCGCCACGGTTTTTTGGCACAAGGTGACTTGGAGCCCATCCTGCGCATTTGTCTGCTGGATCCCAGCTTTCATGCATTTGTGGAGAAGGTAGAGGGGGAGCTTCAGAAACTGCTTGAAGAATGAAGAATCTCAACAACAGCCGAAGGCAGAAAGGTCAAGTCAGTGCAGTGGTTTTTTCcttatacagtgtgtgtaggCAGTGCCTGGTGTTGGAGTGTTTCTTGCTGTGCTGCCGATGTTGTTTGAAACATTGTTGCGCATTTCTTATGGTATATGGTTCAAAGAGGATGCCAAGATTTTATTGAATTTTGGTAATTAGAAGAAGAACTTGCCAAAGCGAAATAAATCTggattcattttcaaactttttattcagaaaaaaaaatattggtCTCACTCATATGTTTTATCGTGGCTATATACTCTGGTCCCTCTGTTCCCACCATAATGCAGGTCCGTTTCCACCGCAACACACATGGATACATTGTATTGAAACAGGAGTCATGCAGCTACAGCAGTGAATTTTGCTATGCCAGCTTCCAAGTGATCCCACAATATTAAAGCTTCACTGAGTAAAACAAACTGCCCTCCATATATCTATTTAAGAATACATATTGCATAGGATTATAGCCATGCTATACagttaaagagagagaaaaataaaaaatccaaataatattaaatgaaattgggaaatataaaaaaaatattttttttttttacagatttccTATCATTTGAACACTCATACTTCAACATATACAAGACACCTAAGTTACtctggaaagaaaataaaataatacacataTCATTTTTGTTTAGATAGTTAAACACACAGTAGTCATTTTCTGTAATCACTCTCAATTAAATTTAAATACTGCCAGTCCTTGAAGCCcttgcttcacaataaaagttcTGTTAAAAGTGGACTTCTTGTCACAAAATCAAACAGTTAAATGAACATGATATGCTGTACAAATTTTTAAGAATAAAActaactatatatatatgtatatgtacacatatatatataattttaaGGATGACTCCATAAAAAACAGGTCATTTTAGATGCAAAAAAAGCCACACGAGGgataacaacagaaaatgtctATTCTGAGTATCCTATTGCGTAATTATCTTGCATGCATTGTACATGATATGTAATACAAAAGGGATCACCTCATTTGAGGATATGATAAAATTAATAAAGGAGACACCAACAGCACATTGAAAATGTGTACACCTTTGTGGTGGTTTTAGTCATTATTCATCATCCTGAAATCTCCATGTAAGACTGAATAAGGCATGCTTAAGACAGCCATTATGTTCTTTTTGTTGCCAGTGTTATGCTGATATTGTTTCTcataaaatgagacaagatATGCTTTTTTCCCAAACTGCCCGGAGCTCTATCCACCTCTGACAGCTTCATGTAGtcaaaaaaatgcagtttagccatctcatctgtgaagagaaaatCAAGAGAAGGCGTGACTATGGATAATCCTCACAGTGGGTTCTATATTTAGCCTCCATCCCCTACAACAGTGTCTTACTTGAGtaaattgcttattttgtatTCCTCTGGCGaatgtttttgtccttgtggttgtttgttgaatttgttttccTAGGAAAGGAGCAGTTATGATTTAGTGACCTAAAGGTAATTGCAATTCAAATCACAGTACCctgcatttctgtgtgaatTCTAGGTGTAGCAATAAGAATATTTGTGTACTTACATTGGTCCAGCTGGTTCGTCATCTTTGGCACGAGAGGAGAACAAAAAGAGAACACAGAAGTCAAACGTGAGATAAAGATATAAAGAAATGTAGCATGTTTCAGCACATTCAATTCAAGTTTGCTGACAGTTTTCACAATTTTCCATTGTTTCCCCAGGCAGCCATTAGTTTACCTATTAGATAGGTTACCCAATCCTTCAGTGAACATTAGTATTGTGTGatgatgcagctgaaagcacagATTGCTTTGAACACTGGTGTGAGTCGTGCACTGGTGGGAAGCTCTGACATCACAACAGCTTTGTGTCTGATAAACAGACTCAGAGGGAAAACAGTGAGCAAACACAGGAGTGTGAATTTAGTAGCTTCTTACAGTAATGAAGGTTTTTGGACACTGATGGCTGCTAAAGGCTCACTGGAACGTGGTAAAGCCTCATTCAGTAAAAAcaactgtatgtttgtgtaaaATAGTCAGCAGTGACATTTGTAGTACAAGGgctgaaatgtggaaaaaaaaataaataaacgaaAACCACACACTCTAGTATGGTCTCTTAATGTACCACATCTTTCACGCCCAGGATTGTAAACTTAACCTCACATGGCTTCTGAATCTCATGGGGTTCCTGTTCGTTTCAGACGGAGCATATGTGTAGGAGGGTTACAGATGGCTCACTTAAAGCCATCTTTTAATTACACTCAGCAATTTCATAGTAATTCTGAAAGAGCCTTGCACATGAGTGTGTGGTGTCGTGACTGACTTGGCAAAAAAACGTGAATCTCTACAAAGCTGTCTCTCAACATTTAGAGGTCGTATCAATCCCCTGCAGCACAGAGTGCTTAATATCTCTATATTCATTCACTCTCCACTTGCATAAGGTCAATAAGAATACACATTTAAAGTAATAATTTTCTCAGTGGGACCAGCATATAAAATAGTCTATTTTTCTTGCCATACAGCAGTGGAATACACAACAAACATTACAATGTAACAGTAATAAAGACATAATAGTGGATCGTGTTGCACTGAGTGACAAGTTAGTTCAAAAACCCATGACCTTGGGGCTGACATGGTGATTGGTGTTTGGCATACAGATGAAAATGTGTCAACAGGTAAGTAACCAGTCACAGTGAGGTATATTCCATGCAGCTATAAGTTGGAGATAAGCAGCATTAGCAGCATTCCATGGCATTAATATGGAGCAGATTATGACAGTTATAATGTTAGACAAAAAATATGATTCTGTGATCACTCGGAGGAGGAACATCTGTCGGCATATCCCTCCGTTTTCACACCTCATGTGTACGCCACAAAAGCTATGTTTACTATAATGGCTTTGCAAGCACAGAACAAATAACAGATTTGTACTGTGTGAGATTGATAGTTGGACACTGATAATAGTCACTGTCAAGTCTGACATCATGGGCTGGCTTTTTATGTAACATCAAAAAATACAGGATGTGGATGTAAGTTTTTTAGCTTAAAATTCATCTCATTGCAATCAGTGCATTGTTATTTAGCAAATCATCACACAGCAAAATCTGTAATTTTAGCAACTGGTTTTGAAACACAGGATAGAAATGTCAGCCTCTGCCTCAGAGCCCTTGCCTGTGAAGTATAAAAGTGTTCAAACACGGCTAAGCCATCAAGAGACCAGAATTCATAATGCACGCAGACAGGGGCCAAAACCTCCGGGAATACGGGATGCTAAAAGGAGATTTTAGAAAGGCTGTGCATCATGAGCAGGGAGTCCTCATTCCTGATTTGAATGGCGTAAACATGGCAAATATAATCCACCTTAATCGCTTCATTTTTCCGGTAGATGAAACCAAACTAGAGGACAAGCACAGAGCTTACTTGAGCTGTGCAGTTtgtgtatacatgcatgtgttttgagCAAATACTCTAGTATggagtctgtgtttttctgattgtCAATTAACTATTTTAACAGGCTACAAACAAATAACATTATATGATAAACTAACAAAATTCTGCCTTAAATAATGcttcataattatgttttgaACTGTAAGAAGTATGTCCTGGCAGCTGTTGTAAACTTATATCTTTAGCATTTGTATGGTTAATAAGTGGATGGTGAGGCATCCGTACCCACTGTTTTGGACAgcataaaatgattaaaacattttcagtctgtCACTCTAACCCCCACTATGTGATTGCATGAAGTATGGGTAAAGTG of Chaetodon auriga isolate fChaAug3 chromosome 1, fChaAug3.hap1, whole genome shotgun sequence contains these proteins:
- the rec114 gene encoding meiotic recombination protein REC114; translated protein: MTTSQAWRLKRYGRFVPGCGETRGKSWKVFDANGNKPEIVLTVVESGYLLVLQGQESLDTIPLLCGSDTLKAHQKSDNLMFQFTVKGVGRIIRMQFDGGSRAEAIKECSSAVEKLMEYMPVTTQDDTPRPPHQSPAEVSAPLIQGTAVGVEPEVVQGSLSIKRLTQVSYLKHFMGERAVTLPQVYRHGFLAQGDLEPILRICLLDPSFHAFVEKVEGELQKLLEE